The genomic stretch GCCCTTCTTGATGCGCTCCACGTCGAAGGTGTCGCCGGCGATGTCGAGGAGCTCGAGCTCTTCCTTCAGCTTCGCGAGCGCGGTCTCGCCGAGCGCGGCCACGATCTTGGGATCGTCGAGCTCGCCGGGGATCGACGTGGTCTTCGCTTCTTCGGCGCCGTGCTCCACGGCCTCGAAGAGGTGCAGCACCTTGGCGTGCCGGTCGTAGACGCCGCGGAACTCCTTGCCCATGCCGATGGGCCAGTTCATGGGCGTGCTGCGGATGCCGAGCACGCGCTCGATCTCGTCCATGAGATCCAGCGGCGGCTTGCCATAGCGGTCGAGCTTGTTGACGAAGGTGAAGATCGGAATCCCGCGCTGCCTGCAGACCTTGAAGAGCTTGATGGTCTGGGCCTCGACGCCCTTCGCCGTGTCGATGAGCATCACCGCGGAGTCGGCGGCGAGGAGGGTGCGGTAGGTGTCCTCGCTGAAGTCCTGGTGGCCGGGCGTATCGAGGATGTTGATCTTCTTGCCGGCGTAGTCGAACTGCATCACCGAGCTGGTGATGGAGATTCCGCGCTGCTTCTCCAGCTCCATCCAGTCGCTGGTGGCGTGGCGCGCGGCCTTGCGGGCCTTCACGCTGCCGGCCAGGTGGATCGCGCCGCCGTAGAGGAGGAGCTTCTCGGTGAGCGTCGTCTTGCCCGCGTCGGGGTGCGAGATGATGGCGAAGGTGCGCCGCTTGTGGACTTCGGCGGGCAGGCGCTCGAGCTGGGGATCCATGGGGCGAGCGGATAGTCGTGCGCGGGGGCAGTGTCAACCCGCTGCGGACGCTCACGGTCGTGGCCGCCCGACGGTCGGTGCTGCGGGGCCGTAGGGCGCTGTGCGTGATGCGCAGAGCCACCGTTCGAGCGCGCGCTTGAACGATCAGTACATTCGCGCGGGTGCTCTGGGATAGGTCGTCATCGCCCGGTCGCCGCCGAAGAAGATCGACAGCTCGTGAAGCTCGACCCTGCCCCCGTCGATGTCTTCGTAGTCGTGCCACCGGTCCGGCAGCTCGCTCAGCGGAACATACGCATAGCCGCCCGCGGTCGCCGGATCCATCACGTACAGCCGCTCGGCGTCCAGACCCACCACCACGACGAAGTGACCGTCTTCCCACGCGTCACGCCACCGCACGTGAGCGGGATCGTCGGTCCACGCCTGCAGGTCCACGATCACCGGATCCCGGCGCGCGAGCGACGCTCGAATCTGCTCGATCGTCGAGTGCTCCTCCATGTTCGCCTGCAAGCCGAACTCGCGGGCCACTGCCGCGATGCGCGCTGCATGCGTTCCGTCGTGCTCGGTGCTGCCCAGCCGCTCGCCGAGGGCAATCTCGCGGCCGTCGTAGCGCTGGTAGTAGTAGAGGACACTCATCAGGGCGGCTGCACCGCAGGTGTAGTCGGTGGCCTGGCGCACGAGCGGGACAGGAAGCAGCGCGGGTGAGGTCGCACGGGGCTCGCAGTCCGTGAAGCCGAGCGAAACGAGGACCGCCGCGCACGCGGCCGCAAGGGCCCCGTATCGACGGGCCGGGCGAAGGGTGGCTGAGGCCGGAGTGTGCATTGCCGCCTTCTCCCTCACGCCGTGGCGCTCAGCGGCGCCAGCCGACTGGCATCTTACCCGCTGCATTCCGCGGCGATGGTCGATGCAGCTCTGGTTGGCGTTGACCCGCGGTTGAGCTTCTCTCTACGGTCTTGCTTGCAGCCGTACCCGGGGGAGCCATGGCCGCGCCATTCGAACCGCAGCCCTCCACCCTCAACGAGGACCGCCCTCGCCTCCGCGGCGGCAAGGGCCTCCGGATCCGGGCCGTGGGTGCTGAAAC from Deltaproteobacteria bacterium encodes the following:
- a CDS encoding C39 family peptidase yields the protein MRQATDYTCGAAALMSVLYYYQRYDGREIALGERLGSTEHDGTHAARIAAVAREFGLQANMEEHSTIEQIRASLARRDPVIVDLQAWTDDPAHVRWRDAWEDGHFVVVVGLDAERLYVMDPATAGGYAYVPLSELPDRWHDYEDIDGGRVELHELSIFFGGDRAMTTYPRAPARMY